From a single Marinobacter sp. THAF197a genomic region:
- a CDS encoding flavin-containing monooxygenase — MTQTAQIAIIGTGFSGLGMAIKLKEAGFNDFVILEQSDDIGGTWHENHYPGCACDVQSALYSFSFEQNPNWTRMFAPQPEIKAYLRHCAEKYGLLEHIQLNTHVAGARWNEKTGAWTIETCDSPKLWAYMQTNNLKPGDVLDRSDKTLPRFRKLHAQVLVSGMGGLSTPAYPDIKGMDTFTGTSFHSQNWDHDYDFRGKRVAVIGTGASAIQFVPEIAKDAAHLDLYQRTPPWIMPKPDREIRPLERMMFRKVPQTLNAFRQSIYWTLEARVLGFVGNPRILKIGELQARRHIRSQIKDKELRKKVTPDFHFGCKRVLISNNYYPALDQDHVDVLTDGIREVKGNTIVDSNGTERQVDCIVYGTGFKAQEPIPRGMIYGRGGQDLLDAWREGAEAYKGTTVAGFPNFFMLMGPNTGLGHSSMVYMIESQVQYVLDALKKMQHRGWKTVEVREDAVSQYNASIHAKLGDSVWQTGCKSWYVNENGKNTTLWPGFTWQFRQQTKRFDAEQYVCEAAGVMEQGGEPALVG; from the coding sequence ATGACACAAACCGCACAGATCGCCATCATCGGCACCGGCTTCTCCGGCCTCGGCATGGCCATCAAACTCAAAGAAGCCGGCTTCAACGACTTCGTTATCCTCGAACAAAGCGACGACATCGGCGGCACCTGGCACGAAAACCACTACCCCGGTTGCGCCTGCGACGTGCAATCTGCGCTGTACTCCTTCTCATTCGAACAGAACCCCAACTGGACCAGGATGTTCGCGCCCCAGCCGGAAATCAAAGCCTACCTGCGCCACTGCGCGGAAAAGTACGGCCTGCTCGAACACATCCAGCTCAATACCCACGTGGCGGGTGCCCGCTGGAATGAAAAAACCGGGGCCTGGACCATCGAAACCTGCGACAGCCCCAAGCTCTGGGCCTACATGCAAACCAACAACCTGAAGCCCGGGGATGTCCTGGATCGCAGCGATAAAACCCTGCCCAGGTTCCGCAAGCTGCACGCCCAAGTGCTGGTATCCGGCATGGGTGGCCTGAGTACACCTGCCTACCCGGATATCAAGGGCATGGACACCTTCACCGGTACCAGCTTCCACTCCCAGAACTGGGACCACGACTATGATTTTCGCGGCAAGCGAGTGGCGGTGATCGGCACCGGAGCCTCGGCCATCCAGTTTGTGCCGGAGATCGCCAAGGATGCGGCCCACCTGGACCTTTACCAGCGTACCCCACCCTGGATCATGCCCAAGCCGGACCGGGAAATCCGCCCGCTGGAGCGGATGATGTTCCGTAAGGTGCCGCAGACCCTGAATGCGTTTCGTCAGAGCATCTACTGGACGCTGGAAGCCCGGGTGCTGGGCTTTGTCGGTAACCCGCGCATCCTGAAAATCGGTGAGCTGCAGGCCCGGCGCCATATTCGCAGTCAGATCAAAGACAAGGAACTGCGCAAGAAGGTGACGCCGGATTTCCATTTCGGCTGCAAGCGGGTGCTGATCTCCAATAATTACTATCCGGCGCTGGATCAGGATCATGTGGACGTGCTCACCGATGGCATCCGTGAGGTGAAAGGCAACACCATCGTGGATAGCAATGGCACCGAGCGCCAGGTGGACTGCATCGTTTATGGCACCGGCTTCAAGGCCCAGGAGCCGATTCCCCGGGGCATGATCTACGGCCGTGGCGGCCAGGACCTGCTCGATGCCTGGCGCGAAGGGGCGGAAGCCTACAAGGGCACCACGGTAGCCGGCTTCCCCAATTTCTTCATGCTGATGGGCCCGAACACCGGGCTGGGGCACAGCTCCATGGTGTACATGATCGAATCCCAGGTTCAGTACGTGCTGGATGCCCTGAAAAAAATGCAGCACCGGGGCTGGAAGACGGTGGAAGTGAGGGAAGACGCCGTCAGCCAGTACAACGCCTCGATTCACGCCAAGCTTGGCGATTCGGTGTGGCAGACCGGCTGCAAGAGCTGGTACGTGAACGAGAATGGTAAGAACACCACCCTGTGGCCGGGCTTTACCTGGCAGTTCCGGCAGCAGACCAAGCGTTTTGATGCCGAGCAGTATGTGTGTGAAGCGGCGGGAGTGATGGAGCAGGGTGGCGAGCCGGCGTTGGTTGGCTAG
- a CDS encoding DMT family transporter — protein sequence MSGKTVNSAILLLVIGNAMAILSDVFIKLLEPGAPVFQFAFLRCLLTLAFLIPLARKLDRQNLFGGLRIHAIRAHIHLVGIVCMVIALTNLPLATANALFYAAPILVMVLSAFFFREQLTPLSVTAVFSGFAGIIVILRPVEFNWAVIAALGSAFALAINAVMVRQLPKEQTTVHKLFLNYLLIVPAAAALALWEGAAWNPQILISAAGSALFILGYNITVLLAYRQVDANQVTSAEYTGLIWAVAIGWIWFGEVPDLWFLAGSLMIVVPLVLIGLRHRRRTPARGFNPAAREERPERLVAEPTGGSGQ from the coding sequence GTGTCAGGCAAAACCGTCAACAGCGCCATTCTGCTGCTGGTCATCGGCAACGCCATGGCCATCCTCTCCGATGTATTTATCAAACTGCTGGAACCCGGCGCCCCGGTCTTCCAGTTCGCCTTCCTGCGCTGCCTCCTGACCCTGGCCTTCCTGATTCCCCTAGCCCGCAAACTCGACCGCCAGAACCTCTTCGGCGGCCTGAGAATCCACGCCATACGTGCCCACATCCACCTGGTCGGCATCGTCTGCATGGTGATCGCCCTCACCAACTTGCCGCTGGCCACCGCCAACGCCCTGTTCTACGCTGCCCCGATACTGGTGATGGTGCTCTCCGCCTTTTTCTTCCGGGAACAACTCACACCCCTGAGCGTCACCGCCGTCTTCAGTGGCTTTGCCGGCATCATCGTCATCCTGCGCCCGGTGGAATTCAACTGGGCAGTGATTGCGGCCCTGGGCTCGGCCTTCGCCCTGGCCATCAACGCCGTGATGGTCCGCCAATTGCCCAAAGAGCAGACCACCGTCCACAAGCTGTTCCTGAACTACCTGTTGATTGTGCCGGCTGCGGCTGCCCTGGCGCTATGGGAAGGCGCGGCCTGGAACCCGCAGATCCTGATCAGCGCCGCCGGCTCAGCTCTGTTCATCCTCGGCTACAACATCACCGTGTTGCTGGCCTACCGGCAGGTGGATGCCAATCAGGTCACCAGCGCCGAATACACCGGGCTGATCTGGGCCGTCGCCATTGGCTGGATCTGGTTTGGTGAGGTGCCGGACCTGTGGTTCCTGGCCGGCAGTCTGATGATTGTGGTGCCGCTGGTGCTGATTGGCTTGCGGCACCGGCGCCGCACCCCGGCGCGGGGGTTTAACCCCGCAGCCCGGGAAGAGCGCCCGGAAAGGCTGGTTGCCGAACCTACCGGCGGGTCTGGTCAATAA
- a CDS encoding MarC family protein translates to MFESFFATYLSSTIRFLFLLAPFFVVTMFLALTRGLPSAEKASIIRRACVSAFILGVVLFFAGPLLFSAIGITLNSFRIGAGSLLFLTAISLVTSGTRNHATGLPEEDRDDIAVVPLAIPVMIGPATIGAIMVYGAELKAVHEVAGGLLGLVSGLLILAVLLRLSGYLEKVLGKTGLNIMSKISGLILSAMAAEIVLTGIAGFIASTQGA, encoded by the coding sequence ATGTTTGAATCGTTTTTCGCCACTTACCTCAGCAGTACCATCCGTTTTCTGTTCCTGCTGGCACCGTTCTTTGTGGTCACCATGTTCCTGGCGCTGACCCGCGGCCTGCCGTCGGCGGAGAAGGCGTCGATCATTCGCCGGGCCTGTGTTTCGGCGTTTATTTTGGGTGTGGTGCTGTTCTTTGCCGGGCCGCTGTTGTTCAGCGCCATCGGTATTACCCTGAACTCTTTCCGCATTGGCGCCGGCAGCCTGCTGTTCCTCACGGCTATCAGTCTGGTGACCAGCGGCACCCGCAACCATGCCACGGGCCTGCCAGAGGAAGACCGCGACGATATCGCCGTGGTGCCCCTGGCCATTCCGGTGATGATCGGCCCGGCGACCATCGGTGCCATCATGGTCTACGGTGCCGAGCTGAAAGCTGTTCACGAAGTGGCTGGCGGTTTGCTGGGTCTGGTCTCCGGCTTGCTGATTCTGGCGGTGTTGTTGCGGTTGTCCGGCTACCTGGAAAAAGTGCTGGGTAAAACCGGCCTGAACATCATGTCGAAAATCAGTGGCCTGATTCTCTCTGCCATGGCGGCGGAAATCGTGCTGACCGGTATCGCCGGCTTTATTGCAAGCACTCAAGGCGCCTGA
- a CDS encoding DUF262 domain-containing protein: MDIEANVKSIEKLKDFYFVVPDYQREYVWEADDQVEQFLFDIDSEYDPEVKTAPSYFIGSIIIVERDGQFDVIDGQQRLTTIVISLCALRDLLKQHRLSEKQSRYFDILKQWLMDFDIRSDTTRVRLELQYDESRDFLAQLIHGEPYVGEDTASITRMRDAYELISSHFRKVLDQNLDALISYAGYVLTRIELVVIQSENLGSALKIFETINQRGAGLNAMDLVKNLLFSEARETEFGQIKATWRKLTKNLESCGEGQSPLRFLKYFLVARYHKGILREDEIYKWIISKEGKAALQYQDRPLQLARELERLANRYSELVKATEYFGDGGQFPHVSHIGFINKYRSRQHLVLLLALPSGTDNDLLDYLGRQIESFLFFSNSLGIQGRTNEQLFARWAVSLREVDDRATVDAALRDSMLPYLRDKLPEFKSAFPTIYHTAFNPGYRQRFVLGRLENSLRQMAGMGSHGHQFIQSLQIEHVLPQTPSAGSIPDDYEDMESYKTAVARLGNVTLLEPMINQAVNNFNDLNGDWFSRKQGEYVKSDLVMTNLMDPEYQIGKNTGLNRAREKLGYLFNDWSSAEIAHRQKVMMELAFETWTVCGERIDEKPSN, from the coding sequence ATGGATATTGAAGCTAACGTTAAATCAATCGAAAAGCTTAAGGATTTCTATTTTGTAGTCCCTGATTATCAACGGGAGTACGTGTGGGAAGCGGACGATCAGGTCGAACAGTTTTTGTTTGATATCGATAGCGAGTATGACCCCGAGGTTAAAACTGCCCCCTCCTATTTCATTGGCTCCATCATAATCGTGGAGAGGGATGGTCAGTTCGACGTGATTGATGGTCAGCAGCGTTTGACGACCATTGTAATCAGCCTTTGTGCGCTAAGGGACTTGTTAAAGCAGCATAGACTTTCAGAAAAGCAGAGCCGCTATTTCGATATCTTAAAGCAATGGTTAATGGATTTTGATATTCGCAGCGATACCACAAGAGTACGACTTGAGTTGCAATATGATGAAAGTCGGGATTTTCTTGCTCAGTTGATACATGGCGAGCCATATGTTGGCGAGGACACTGCTTCGATCACACGGATGCGGGACGCCTATGAACTTATAAGCTCCCATTTCCGGAAAGTGCTTGACCAGAACTTAGACGCACTAATTAGTTATGCCGGCTATGTGCTGACGCGAATAGAACTGGTAGTTATTCAGTCAGAAAATCTGGGTAGCGCCTTAAAGATATTTGAGACTATTAATCAGCGCGGTGCTGGCTTGAATGCCATGGATCTGGTTAAAAACTTGTTGTTCAGCGAGGCCAGAGAAACTGAGTTCGGTCAGATAAAGGCCACTTGGCGCAAGCTAACTAAGAATCTGGAGTCATGCGGCGAGGGACAAAGCCCTCTAAGATTTCTAAAGTATTTTCTCGTTGCGCGGTATCACAAAGGCATTCTACGCGAGGACGAAATTTACAAATGGATAATCTCAAAGGAGGGGAAAGCAGCTCTCCAATACCAAGATCGTCCTTTGCAGCTGGCACGCGAGCTAGAACGTCTGGCGAACCGCTATTCTGAACTGGTTAAGGCCACTGAATATTTTGGTGATGGCGGCCAATTTCCTCATGTCAGCCACATTGGTTTTATTAACAAATATCGCTCGCGTCAGCACTTGGTTTTGTTGCTCGCATTACCTTCGGGTACCGACAACGATCTTCTGGACTACCTGGGCCGCCAGATCGAGTCCTTCCTTTTCTTCAGCAATAGCTTGGGTATCCAGGGGCGAACAAATGAGCAGCTCTTCGCTCGATGGGCTGTAAGTTTGAGAGAAGTAGATGACAGAGCGACTGTGGACGCAGCGTTGCGCGATTCTATGCTGCCGTATTTACGCGATAAGCTCCCGGAGTTCAAATCCGCGTTTCCGACTATTTATCATACAGCTTTTAATCCTGGTTATCGGCAACGATTTGTTTTGGGTCGACTTGAAAACTCACTACGGCAGATGGCGGGAATGGGAAGCCATGGACACCAGTTTATTCAATCGCTCCAAATTGAACACGTGTTGCCTCAAACGCCCAGTGCTGGATCGATTCCTGATGACTATGAGGACATGGAGAGCTACAAAACAGCGGTTGCTCGTCTTGGCAATGTGACGTTGCTGGAACCCATGATCAATCAAGCTGTAAACAACTTTAATGACCTAAATGGAGATTGGTTTTCTCGGAAACAAGGGGAGTACGTTAAGTCAGACCTGGTAATGACGAACTTAATGGATCCGGAGTACCAGATCGGGAAGAACACCGGGCTCAACCGCGCCCGAGAAAAGCTGGGTTACCTTTTCAATGATTGGAGCTCCGCCGAAATCGCCCATCGACAAAAAGTGATGATGGAATTGGCCTTTGAGACGTGGACAGTGTGTGGTGAACGAATTGACGAAAAACCTTCGAACTAA
- a CDS encoding IS256 family transposase — translation MDQEKLKAMAAELAKDIKSEKDLGALTQQLVKLTVETALNAELDEHLGYEKHALEGRGTGNSRNGYSAKRLKGQHGEVPIQAPRDRDGSFEPQFVRKGQSRLTQMDDQILALYAKGLSTRDIVDAFKEMYDADISATLVSKVTERVIDQVHEWQNRPVDPIYPIVYLDCIVLKIRQDKRVINKSLYLALGINMEGQKELLGLWLAETEGAKFWLSVLTELKNRGLEDILIACVDGLKGFPDAIAAEYPQTKVQLCIVHMVRNSLRYVSWKDYKAVTSDLKQIYQSATEHEARQALAAFGERWDSQYPQISRSWQSHWENLITIFEYPPAIRKVIYTTNAIESLNSVIRKATKRRKLFPSDDSALKVAFLAIQQASKKWTMPIRDWKPALNRFIIEFGDRLDGHL, via the coding sequence TTGGACCAAGAAAAACTCAAAGCCATGGCCGCCGAGCTGGCCAAAGACATCAAGTCTGAAAAAGATCTCGGAGCCCTCACACAGCAGCTGGTCAAGCTCACCGTCGAGACCGCACTCAACGCCGAACTGGATGAGCATCTTGGATACGAGAAGCACGCTCTTGAAGGCCGTGGCACCGGCAACAGCCGTAACGGCTATTCTGCCAAGCGCCTGAAGGGCCAACACGGCGAAGTACCGATACAGGCTCCTCGGGACCGGGACGGTTCCTTCGAGCCTCAGTTCGTCCGTAAAGGCCAGTCCCGCCTGACTCAGATGGATGACCAGATCCTAGCGCTTTACGCCAAGGGCCTGAGCACCCGAGACATCGTAGACGCCTTCAAGGAAATGTACGACGCCGACATCTCGGCGACTCTGGTGTCCAAGGTGACGGAGCGTGTGATCGATCAGGTTCACGAGTGGCAGAATCGCCCTGTTGATCCGATCTACCCCATCGTCTATCTGGACTGCATCGTTCTGAAAATTCGTCAGGACAAGAGGGTCATCAACAAGTCCCTATACCTGGCCCTGGGTATCAACATGGAGGGCCAGAAAGAGTTACTGGGCCTCTGGCTGGCCGAAACCGAGGGTGCGAAGTTCTGGCTATCGGTACTGACGGAACTGAAGAACCGTGGTTTGGAGGACATCCTGATCGCCTGTGTGGATGGCCTCAAAGGGTTCCCGGATGCCATTGCCGCTGAGTACCCCCAAACCAAGGTGCAACTGTGCATCGTGCACATGGTTCGCAATTCGCTGCGCTACGTGTCCTGGAAGGACTACAAGGCTGTGACGTCCGATCTGAAGCAGATCTATCAGTCCGCCACGGAACATGAAGCCCGGCAGGCACTGGCGGCCTTTGGAGAGCGCTGGGACAGCCAATACCCACAGATCTCTCGTTCCTGGCAAAGCCACTGGGAGAACCTGATCACCATCTTCGAGTACCCGCCGGCGATCCGGAAAGTGATCTACACCACCAATGCTATTGAGTCACTGAACAGTGTCATCCGCAAAGCCACCAAGCGCCGGAAGCTGTTCCCAAGTGATGACTCGGCCCTGAAAGTGGCCTTCCTGGCGATCCAGCAGGCCTCAAAGAAATGGACCATGCCGATCCGTGATTGGAAGCCGGCATTGAATCGCTTTATTATCGAATTCGGTGACCGCCTGGACGGCCACCTGTAA
- a CDS encoding sterol desaturase family protein has protein sequence MSLAAVLAYLFPSYLTTTDLRAAYDAEALQDVLKYGMWFSLFFGITTFVLDRRKRLGAAGIAMTLIAFALGGYNVPVGPVEPKPLSLGVDWLILAFLGSTIVFTSLEKLFPKYREQVILRDEWGLDFFYFCLNHLLISAVLLFGNFLVTHFEWVASDSLQAAIQSTPLWLQVVMLILVADFVLYWEHRVFHEVRRLWPFHAVHHSVETMDWLAGSRAHVVQIFIERGLVMLALYLLGASKEALDIYVTFAALQAIIIHSNLNVPWGPLKYLLVTPQFHHWHHSSEKPAIDTNYSAHTVLFDRLFGTYHFPKAHWPAEYGTTQKLPGSYLGQLFYPFRRR, from the coding sequence TTGAGCCTAGCGGCCGTGCTTGCCTACCTGTTCCCTTCCTACCTGACTACCACCGATCTTCGTGCCGCGTATGATGCTGAGGCACTTCAGGATGTCTTAAAGTACGGCATGTGGTTCTCCCTCTTTTTCGGCATCACCACTTTTGTGCTTGATCGGCGCAAACGGCTTGGCGCTGCGGGCATTGCCATGACGCTGATCGCGTTTGCTCTGGGTGGCTACAACGTTCCTGTTGGGCCGGTGGAGCCGAAACCGCTGTCGCTCGGTGTGGACTGGCTGATTTTAGCCTTTCTGGGTTCCACTATTGTCTTCACCAGCCTGGAGAAGCTCTTTCCGAAGTATCGGGAGCAGGTCATCTTGCGGGATGAATGGGGTCTGGATTTCTTTTACTTCTGCTTGAATCACTTGCTGATCTCAGCGGTTCTGCTGTTTGGCAATTTCCTGGTGACACACTTCGAGTGGGTGGCCAGCGACAGCCTGCAGGCGGCGATCCAGAGCACGCCTTTATGGCTGCAGGTAGTAATGCTGATTCTGGTTGCCGATTTCGTTCTGTATTGGGAGCACCGGGTATTCCATGAAGTCCGGCGGCTGTGGCCGTTTCATGCGGTCCATCATTCGGTGGAAACCATGGACTGGCTGGCAGGCTCCCGTGCCCATGTGGTTCAGATTTTCATTGAACGTGGATTGGTTATGCTGGCTCTGTATCTGCTTGGTGCCAGCAAGGAAGCACTGGACATCTATGTGACGTTCGCCGCGCTGCAGGCCATCATTATCCACAGCAATCTTAATGTGCCCTGGGGGCCGCTTAAGTACCTGTTGGTAACGCCGCAGTTTCACCACTGGCACCACAGTTCGGAGAAGCCGGCCATCGATACCAATTACTCGGCACACACGGTGCTCTTTGACCGGCTGTTTGGCACTTACCATTTCCCGAAAGCGCACTGGCCGGCGGAGTATGGTACCACCCAGAAACTGCCGGGTTCCTACCTGGGGCAGCTGTTCTATCCGTTCCGCAGGCGCTGA
- the rluF gene encoding 23S rRNA pseudouridine(2604) synthase RluF gives MANRTSTRLNKYISESGMCSRRDADRYIEQGNVHINGRRAQVGDQVLPGDVVKVNGQVVEPRDEEDLVFIALNKPVGIVSTTDSAEKDNIQRFVGHSERIFPIGRLDKDSQGLIFLTSNGDLVNKILRAGNNHEKEYLVTVDKPVTREFVEGMSNGVPILGTMTKRCKVERASRFVFRIILVQGLNRQIRRMAEYFGYEVTKLERVRIMNVSLQGLPVGAWRDLTEKELAVLFDAIRDSSSEATHPAASKPRKKPAGAKGARPGAGGKPARAGAKPSGKPSPGRGGKGAGKGTGKPPAGKPGRGPKAGGRTTGPKGKPGKPRKPSIKKR, from the coding sequence ATGGCCAACCGAACCTCCACCCGACTGAACAAATACATCAGCGAGAGCGGCATGTGTTCGCGCCGGGATGCTGACCGGTACATCGAGCAGGGCAACGTGCACATCAACGGGCGACGGGCCCAGGTGGGTGATCAGGTGTTGCCGGGCGATGTGGTGAAAGTGAACGGCCAGGTGGTGGAGCCCCGGGACGAGGAAGATCTGGTCTTCATTGCCCTGAACAAACCGGTGGGCATTGTCAGCACCACCGACAGCGCGGAAAAAGACAATATCCAGCGCTTTGTCGGCCACAGCGAGCGCATTTTCCCCATTGGCCGCCTCGATAAGGATTCCCAGGGGCTGATTTTCCTCACCAGCAATGGTGATCTGGTGAACAAGATCCTGCGGGCCGGCAATAACCACGAGAAAGAATACCTGGTGACCGTCGACAAGCCGGTGACCCGGGAGTTTGTGGAAGGCATGAGCAACGGCGTGCCGATTCTGGGGACGATGACCAAGCGCTGCAAGGTGGAGAGAGCCTCCCGGTTTGTCTTCCGGATCATATTGGTGCAGGGCCTGAACCGCCAGATCCGCCGGATGGCGGAATACTTTGGCTATGAGGTGACGAAGCTGGAGCGGGTGCGGATTATGAACGTCAGCCTGCAAGGTTTGCCGGTGGGCGCCTGGCGGGATCTGACGGAGAAGGAACTGGCGGTGCTGTTTGATGCCATTCGGGATTCGTCCTCGGAAGCGACGCACCCGGCGGCCAGCAAGCCCCGTAAGAAACCCGCCGGGGCCAAAGGCGCCCGCCCGGGTGCCGGTGGTAAACCGGCCAGGGCCGGCGCAAAGCCTTCAGGTAAACCTTCCCCCGGCCGAGGTGGAAAGGGAGCCGGTAAAGGCACCGGCAAACCGCCTGCAGGCAAGCCTGGCCGTGGCCCGAAGGCCGGTGGGCGCACGACCGGCCCGAAAGGCAAACCCGGCAAGCCGCGCAAGCCCTCCATCAAGAAGCGTTGA
- a CDS encoding S-type pyocin domain-containing protein, which yields MTKIADPHSLALHEALMIEGGWDQYSDRELASYLSSSSFTPARLRDQLASGELVLLKEIPAVPVFRLVSGRIVPTERASVAIAENAVTGFEKRFGDRRAFPARGTAYAHSDSLAPPPKLDYTPETPVIEPPPEPLPPPVVISENFALPPLGPKVFAKSCTRPSGDTDSNEGQEKASNFGTLAMLAPATVTSPGANGLRPLGLISGSAMRLAKGWAMAARIGASVMSTAASTVLLALWPSKLGDSTLYTKEELLEMAEAAIRVRFHLHVDATGNLRVAGYHVNDSTGYKDRVPVAHAELKGENFEVVVDDDFTLVWYPDESGHRPVVSTEYPADSGIDPYSILVTPIQEDGQEHSPPGYQRPFEDQVELIVSFPKDSGIEPLYLVFQKRADSAGDSGLVKYVQQSPIDFEHVLKADYTSRGKPTGGHTLLYGDVRIVPGTETMPDVAGVYMATVEVQDPANPGQWITKTSNNSSNTMFPKDWDETRIKSEVDAAWNDPNKIVQGDKWISVTPSGVRVEGWISPRTTVYPVCQAPRTLRGEK from the coding sequence GTGACCAAAATAGCAGACCCGCACTCGCTTGCGCTTCACGAAGCGTTGATGATCGAGGGTGGCTGGGACCAATACTCCGATAGGGAATTGGCCAGCTACCTTTCGAGCTCCAGTTTTACCCCTGCCCGTTTACGAGACCAGTTAGCCAGTGGCGAGTTGGTGTTGCTGAAAGAGATCCCGGCGGTTCCCGTCTTCCGGCTGGTATCCGGGCGCATTGTTCCCACGGAAAGAGCCTCTGTCGCCATTGCAGAGAATGCCGTCACTGGCTTCGAAAAACGCTTCGGTGACCGAAGAGCTTTTCCTGCAAGGGGCACCGCCTACGCTCATTCCGATAGCCTGGCACCACCACCGAAGCTCGACTACACGCCAGAAACCCCGGTAATTGAACCGCCACCTGAGCCGCTTCCACCGCCTGTGGTAATATCGGAAAACTTTGCCCTTCCGCCCCTGGGCCCAAAGGTATTCGCCAAGTCCTGCACCCGGCCCTCCGGGGATACCGACAGCAACGAGGGGCAGGAAAAGGCCAGTAACTTTGGCACCCTTGCGATGCTTGCCCCCGCCACCGTCACCAGCCCTGGTGCAAACGGCTTGCGGCCGCTGGGCTTGATCTCCGGCTCGGCAATGAGACTGGCAAAAGGCTGGGCTATGGCGGCGCGTATTGGTGCCAGCGTAATGAGTACGGCTGCCAGCACAGTACTTTTGGCACTCTGGCCATCCAAATTGGGCGACAGCACCCTGTACACCAAGGAAGAACTCCTTGAAATGGCTGAGGCGGCCATTCGGGTACGTTTTCATCTGCACGTGGATGCCACCGGAAACCTCCGGGTTGCCGGCTATCATGTCAACGACAGCACTGGATACAAAGACCGGGTTCCGGTTGCTCACGCAGAGCTCAAGGGCGAGAATTTTGAAGTGGTGGTTGACGACGACTTCACCCTCGTCTGGTATCCGGACGAAAGCGGCCATCGCCCGGTTGTGAGCACCGAGTACCCAGCTGACTCCGGGATCGATCCCTATAGTATTCTGGTGACGCCGATTCAGGAGGATGGTCAGGAACATTCGCCGCCGGGCTACCAGCGGCCTTTCGAGGATCAGGTTGAGCTGATCGTAAGTTTTCCGAAGGATAGTGGGATTGAGCCGTTGTATCTGGTTTTTCAGAAGCGGGCTGATAGTGCCGGAGATAGTGGCTTAGTCAAATATGTTCAGCAATCACCAATTGATTTTGAGCATGTACTGAAGGCTGACTACACGAGTAGAGGAAAACCGACCGGCGGCCATACGTTGCTTTATGGCGATGTCAGGATAGTTCCTGGCACCGAAACGATGCCTGATGTTGCGGGTGTATACATGGCTACTGTTGAAGTCCAAGATCCGGCGAATCCAGGGCAGTGGATAACCAAGACGAGTAACAACTCTAGCAACACGATGTTCCCTAAGGATTGGGACGAAACCCGTATTAAAAGTGAAGTTGATGCAGCTTGGAATGATCCAAATAAAATTGTTCAGGGTGATAAGTGGATTTCTGTAACTCCCTCCGGTGTTAGAGTTGAGGGTTGGATTTCACCAAGAACCACAGTTTATCCAGTGTGCCAGGCCCCAAGAACACTTAGAGGTGAGAAATGA
- a CDS encoding gamma-glutamylcyclotransferase, producing the protein MPANTIDHNRTRYNFDGIDSVWLFGYGSLIYKVDFPFLEQRPASIRGWARRFWQGSHDHRGTPEAPGRVVTLIEQPGAVCRGMAFRVSPNVFEYLDVREKNGYLRFSTTMTFDDGSHAEGLVYIATEDNEAFLGEAPEADIAAQIAAAAGPSGPNSEYLLRLAESLRALGDDCRHTFSIESHLTRSGPVEASDS; encoded by the coding sequence ATGCCCGCCAACACCATTGATCACAATCGTACCCGCTACAACTTTGACGGCATCGACTCGGTCTGGTTGTTCGGTTACGGGTCTTTGATTTACAAGGTGGATTTCCCGTTCCTGGAACAGCGGCCGGCCTCCATTCGCGGTTGGGCTCGCCGGTTCTGGCAGGGTTCCCACGACCATCGTGGCACGCCTGAGGCTCCTGGCCGGGTGGTCACGCTGATCGAGCAACCCGGAGCGGTCTGCCGGGGCATGGCGTTCCGGGTATCGCCGAATGTCTTTGAGTATCTGGATGTGCGGGAGAAAAACGGTTACCTGCGCTTCAGCACCACCATGACCTTTGACGATGGCAGCCATGCCGAGGGCTTGGTGTATATCGCCACGGAAGACAACGAAGCGTTTCTGGGCGAGGCTCCGGAAGCCGATATTGCTGCCCAGATTGCCGCAGCGGCTGGCCCCAGTGGGCCCAATTCCGAATATCTGCTCAGGCTGGCGGAGTCCCTGCGGGCGTTGGGGGATGACTGCCGCCATACCTTTTCGATTGAATCTCACCTCACCCGTTCCGGGCCTGTCGAGGCTTCGGACAGTTAA